Proteins encoded in a region of the Halioglobus maricola genome:
- a CDS encoding glutamine synthetase family protein produces MAGNLSFDALRQQVEAGSIDTVIAAIPDMQGRLMGKRFQAEYFVSTAWQETHCCNYLVATDMEMETVAGYKSSSWEAGYGDYSMVPDMATLRQLPWVEGTALVLCDLVDHHSHELVPHAPRTVLKKQLQRLEALGLGTAVATELEFFVFREDFETLRDADYTDMTTISPYNEDYHLFQTAREENLMRSIRTGLQGAGVAVENTKGEACAGQAEINVCYTDGLEMADNHVLVKQAVKEIGLQCDRAVTFMAKWDTDAAGSSSHIHQSLRAADGTPVFYDAEKKYGMSDTMRHYLAGLLAHADDVTFFLAPYINSYKRFAESTFAPTKAVWSMDNRTAGYRIVGPGTASVRVECRVGGSDLNPYLAIAAQLAAGIKGIEDKLELEPEFSGNAYEAEGVREIPRTLRAATEALRNSSMLREAMGGEVVDHYVRCAEWEQEDFDRKVTDYERRRGFERA; encoded by the coding sequence ATGGCAGGCAATCTTTCTTTTGACGCCCTCAGGCAACAGGTAGAGGCGGGCAGTATCGATACGGTGATCGCGGCCATTCCCGATATGCAGGGCCGGCTGATGGGCAAGCGCTTTCAGGCCGAGTACTTTGTGTCCACGGCCTGGCAGGAAACGCATTGCTGTAACTATCTTGTCGCCACCGATATGGAAATGGAGACGGTGGCGGGATACAAGTCTTCCAGTTGGGAGGCCGGCTACGGTGATTACAGCATGGTGCCTGATATGGCCACGCTCCGGCAGCTGCCCTGGGTGGAGGGAACGGCACTGGTGTTGTGCGACCTGGTGGATCATCACAGCCATGAACTGGTACCCCATGCGCCGCGCACTGTCTTAAAGAAACAATTGCAGCGTCTGGAAGCTCTTGGCCTTGGCACCGCAGTAGCGACGGAGTTGGAGTTTTTCGTTTTCAGGGAAGACTTCGAGACCTTGCGTGATGCCGATTACACCGACATGACCACCATCAGTCCCTACAACGAAGATTACCACCTGTTCCAGACTGCCAGGGAAGAGAACCTGATGCGTAGTATTCGCACTGGCCTGCAGGGCGCCGGCGTTGCGGTGGAGAATACCAAGGGCGAAGCCTGCGCGGGCCAGGCGGAAATCAATGTGTGTTACACCGACGGCCTTGAGATGGCCGACAACCACGTACTGGTCAAGCAAGCGGTAAAGGAAATCGGGCTGCAGTGTGATCGAGCAGTCACGTTCATGGCGAAGTGGGATACCGATGCGGCGGGCTCTTCCAGTCATATTCACCAGTCTTTGCGCGCCGCTGATGGCACTCCCGTGTTCTATGACGCAGAAAAAAAGTACGGCATGTCTGACACCATGCGCCACTATCTTGCCGGCTTGTTGGCGCATGCCGATGATGTCACTTTCTTTCTCGCGCCGTATATCAATTCATACAAGCGCTTTGCTGAGTCTACCTTTGCTCCTACCAAGGCCGTGTGGTCTATGGATAACCGTACCGCGGGATATCGCATTGTGGGACCAGGGACAGCGTCTGTTCGCGTCGAGTGCAGGGTGGGCGGTTCCGACCTGAACCCCTATCTCGCTATTGCCGCGCAACTGGCGGCCGGCATCAAGGGTATTGAAGACAAGCTTGAACTGGAACCGGAGTTTTCCGGTAACGCCTATGAAGCCGAGGGAGTTCGCGAGATTCCCCGCACGTTGCGCGCAGCCACAGAGGCACTGCGCAATTCGAGCATGCTGCGCGAGGCGATGGGTGGCGAGGTGGTAGACCACTATGTGCGTTGTGCCGAGTGGGAGCAGGAAGACTTCGACCGCAAGGTTACTGATTACGAACGCAGGCGCGGTTTCGAGCGCGCCTGA
- a CDS encoding iron-containing alcohol dehydrogenase: protein MSLQANWSYPTAVRFGAGRISELAEACTEAGISRPLLVTDRGLADLPMVGAALDAMAQADLGRSLFAGVDPNPDESNLAAGLAAFRDGGHDGVVAMGGGSGLDLGKLVAFMSGQTRPVWDFEDIDDWSSRADVAGIAPIVAVPTTAGTGAEVGRAGVLSNSVTHEKKIIFHPQILPMQVICDPELTLSMPPAITAGTGLDAFAHCLEAYCAPNYHPMSHGIAVEGMRLVKDNLLQVFRDGSNIEARGHMMSAALMGATAFQKGLGAIHALSHPLGAIYNTHHGTTNAVLMPAVLRFNRPAIETAIERLAAYLEIEGGFEGFHRYLVELNSLLGIPGSLTELGVVDPDIDRLVLAALADPSAGGNPVTMTGENTRALIEACV from the coding sequence ATGAGTCTACAGGCTAATTGGTCCTATCCCACAGCCGTCCGCTTCGGGGCAGGGCGTATATCAGAGTTGGCCGAAGCCTGTACCGAGGCGGGCATCTCCCGACCGTTACTCGTGACCGACCGGGGCCTTGCGGACCTACCCATGGTCGGTGCCGCGCTGGATGCGATGGCCCAGGCCGACTTGGGTCGATCGCTGTTCGCCGGGGTGGATCCAAATCCCGATGAAAGCAACCTTGCTGCCGGGCTCGCCGCGTTTCGCGATGGGGGCCACGATGGCGTGGTTGCCATGGGCGGCGGCTCCGGGCTCGACCTGGGTAAACTGGTAGCGTTCATGTCCGGCCAGACGCGCCCGGTATGGGATTTTGAAGATATCGACGACTGGTCGAGTCGCGCTGATGTCGCAGGAATTGCCCCCATTGTTGCAGTGCCGACGACCGCAGGTACCGGGGCGGAAGTAGGGCGTGCGGGGGTGCTCTCCAACTCGGTTACGCATGAAAAGAAAATCATATTTCACCCTCAGATACTCCCCATGCAAGTGATCTGCGATCCGGAGCTTACCCTGAGTATGCCTCCTGCGATTACCGCAGGTACCGGGCTGGACGCATTCGCCCACTGCCTCGAGGCCTACTGCGCCCCCAACTATCACCCGATGAGCCACGGTATCGCTGTAGAGGGTATGCGCTTGGTGAAAGATAACTTGCTACAGGTATTTCGGGACGGCAGTAATATCGAGGCCCGGGGGCATATGATGTCCGCTGCATTGATGGGCGCCACCGCTTTCCAGAAGGGGCTGGGCGCCATTCACGCCCTGTCCCATCCACTGGGTGCGATCTATAACACGCACCACGGAACGACCAATGCCGTGCTAATGCCTGCGGTGCTCCGGTTTAATCGCCCGGCGATTGAAACTGCCATCGAGCGTCTGGCCGCCTATCTGGAGATAGAGGGCGGTTTTGAAGGCTTTCACCGTTACCTCGTAGAACTGAACAGCCTGTTGGGCATTCCGGGTAGTCTCACCGAGTTGGGCGTGGTCGACCCCGACATCGATCGGCTGGTTCTCGCGGCTCTCGCCGACCCCTCTGCTGGCGGAAATCCTGTTACCATGACCGGCGAAAATACCCGGGCCCTGATTGAGGCCTGTGTCTAA
- a CDS encoding bile acid:sodium symporter family protein → MGELYVQYEYWFATFQLVTAMLGMGATLTARDFADILRAPRAVSLGLGIQLLLIPLVAYLFLGVLGIVGGLAIGFALIAAIPGGTTSNIFTFFARGNSALSICITAITTLACLVSTPLILSLLISDSLPADFSMPTGQIMFEIAMALLLPLSLGMLFLFMYPVAAAQFSKWCIRASLFGILLIVVGSASAGRLDLEAFGMANVALVAGFTLILVVVGASAPRIFGLAKRDAIAVEFEVIVRNTNLGVMLKASLFPASAAATAHLGDTVLFTVLLYGGFQLLIAPVLIRIYTRE, encoded by the coding sequence ATGGGTGAGTTATACGTCCAGTATGAGTACTGGTTCGCAACCTTCCAGTTAGTAACTGCCATGCTTGGCATGGGCGCTACGCTGACGGCACGAGATTTTGCCGATATTCTTCGCGCTCCTCGTGCAGTGAGCCTCGGGCTCGGCATTCAACTCCTGTTGATTCCCTTGGTGGCCTACCTGTTTCTCGGGGTTTTGGGTATTGTCGGTGGCCTGGCCATTGGCTTCGCCCTTATCGCGGCGATTCCCGGCGGCACGACCTCCAATATTTTCACTTTTTTTGCCCGCGGCAACAGTGCGCTTTCGATCTGTATTACAGCGATTACCACGCTCGCTTGCCTGGTGAGTACACCTCTGATTCTTTCGCTATTGATTAGTGACAGTCTGCCTGCCGACTTCAGCATGCCGACTGGCCAGATCATGTTCGAGATCGCAATGGCGCTGTTATTGCCGCTATCGCTCGGCATGTTGTTTCTCTTTATGTACCCGGTTGCGGCGGCGCAGTTTTCCAAGTGGTGTATCCGCGCATCACTGTTTGGCATCCTCTTGATTGTGGTGGGTTCTGCCAGTGCGGGCCGGCTCGACCTTGAAGCATTTGGTATGGCCAATGTCGCTCTCGTCGCCGGCTTTACTCTAATTCTGGTCGTTGTCGGTGCCAGCGCACCAAGAATTTTTGGCCTGGCCAAGCGCGACGCTATCGCCGTCGAATTTGAGGTGATCGTGCGCAATACCAATCTGGGGGTGATGCTCAAGGCCTCTCTTTTCCCCGCCTCAGCAGCGGCCACAGCCCACCTCGGTGACACGGTATTGTTTACGGTGCTGTTGTATGGCGGTTTTCAATTGTTGATAGCGCCGGTGCTGATCAGAATCTACACCCGCGAATGA
- a CDS encoding DMT family transporter, with translation MNAVLYLSTVFIFGTTWLAIYYQIGEVPVTVSVFYRFALAAIIMLVGVRLLGKLQHTTWRDQGYLFLQGCCLFSFNFLCFYTATETIASGLVSVVFSLASIFNAINNRLIWKEAIPLRVVAAGAIGALGLVLLFLPELQGEGVSLVSPRGVFLAILGTYLFSLGNMITRRNGSVGLHPVTTNTYAMAYGALILALVLILTQQPLVMPTAAEYFPALLYLSVFGSVIGFTTYLLLVNRIGPNHAAYTTVLMPVIALFLSSWFEGYVWYVTSYVGLGLVLLGNLVLVLKRRA, from the coding sequence ATGAATGCGGTTTTATATCTCTCCACCGTATTCATCTTTGGGACCACATGGTTAGCGATTTACTACCAGATTGGCGAAGTTCCTGTAACCGTCTCAGTGTTCTATCGCTTCGCTCTTGCCGCGATAATTATGTTGGTGGGCGTGCGTCTGCTCGGCAAACTACAGCACACTACCTGGCGGGATCAGGGCTACTTGTTTTTACAGGGTTGCTGCCTCTTTTCGTTTAATTTTCTTTGCTTCTACACAGCCACCGAGACAATTGCCAGCGGCCTGGTTTCCGTTGTGTTCTCGCTGGCTTCGATTTTCAATGCCATTAACAATCGATTGATCTGGAAGGAAGCAATTCCGCTAAGGGTGGTGGCAGCCGGTGCTATTGGTGCGCTGGGCCTGGTGCTGCTGTTCTTGCCCGAATTGCAAGGGGAGGGTGTCAGCCTCGTCTCCCCCCGAGGCGTTTTTCTGGCAATTCTGGGGACCTATCTGTTTTCTCTCGGCAATATGATCACTCGCCGCAATGGTTCTGTCGGGCTGCACCCTGTTACCACTAACACCTACGCGATGGCTTATGGCGCGCTGATTCTTGCGCTTGTATTGATACTTACTCAGCAACCGCTGGTCATGCCGACAGCGGCGGAGTATTTCCCGGCGCTGCTCTACCTGAGTGTGTTCGGCTCCGTCATCGGCTTCACAACTTACCTTCTTTTGGTAAATCGCATTGGCCCCAATCACGCGGCCTATACGACAGTGTTGATGCCAGTGATTGCCCTGTTTCTGTCGAGCTGGTTCGAGGGCTACGTCTGGTACGTAACTAGCTATGTCGGTTTGGGTTTGGTGTTGCTCGGCAATCTCGTACTTGTGCTAAAGCGCAGGGCTTAG
- a CDS encoding aromatic ring-hydroxylating oxygenase subunit alpha, with protein MDRSTEIELIEELLGLHAQKAPFLDEQWTREPLERYSSPEIFAREREHIAATLPQIAAHSSALPAPDSYVTTEIAGRSILLTRDREGSAHAFLNVCRHRGATLVRGQKGCQLRFSCPYHGWTYSNTGDLVGVPHQKTGFPDLDRAALGLVAVPCQEYAGWIWLSLDTNCDIDIKAHLGALAGDMLAMRADEHQIFASDVRDINANWKILVEGGLEAYHFRVAHADSIAGLFPDNLSSYRCYGRHIRSILPRNTINSQADMPQDQWRIRDHANILYSLFPGSQFLVQSDHFIWIRGIPLGPDRTRLELTTLVPTTQNTEARRDYWRKNHEFTLLTLDEDFQFAEEIQSGLASGANAHLNFGRFEGALARFNRYVDDAIA; from the coding sequence ATGGATCGCAGCACCGAAATTGAATTGATCGAAGAGTTACTGGGCCTACATGCCCAGAAAGCCCCTTTCCTGGATGAACAGTGGACACGCGAGCCCCTCGAGCGCTATTCCTCTCCTGAAATATTCGCCCGAGAGCGCGAGCATATTGCAGCGACCCTCCCTCAGATCGCAGCGCACAGTTCCGCGCTGCCAGCACCCGATAGCTATGTCACAACCGAGATCGCCGGACGCAGTATTCTTCTCACACGCGACAGGGAAGGCAGCGCACACGCATTTCTCAACGTCTGCCGCCACCGCGGAGCAACACTGGTCAGAGGCCAAAAAGGCTGCCAGCTTCGCTTCAGCTGCCCCTACCACGGCTGGACCTACAGCAATACCGGCGACCTGGTTGGCGTGCCCCACCAGAAGACAGGGTTTCCAGACCTGGACCGCGCCGCTCTGGGCCTCGTCGCTGTTCCCTGCCAGGAATACGCTGGCTGGATATGGCTCTCTCTGGACACAAACTGCGACATCGACATAAAAGCGCATCTTGGTGCCCTGGCAGGCGACATGCTTGCCATGAGAGCCGATGAGCATCAGATCTTCGCCAGTGACGTTCGCGATATCAACGCCAACTGGAAAATCCTGGTTGAGGGTGGACTCGAGGCGTACCACTTCCGCGTCGCCCACGCAGACTCCATCGCGGGCCTGTTCCCGGACAATCTGTCTTCCTACCGATGCTACGGTCGCCATATACGCTCTATACTGCCGCGCAACACCATCAACTCACAGGCAGATATGCCACAAGACCAGTGGCGGATCCGCGATCACGCCAACATCCTGTACAGCCTGTTTCCGGGGTCCCAGTTCCTGGTGCAGTCTGATCACTTCATCTGGATTCGCGGCATCCCGCTAGGGCCGGACCGCACTCGCCTGGAACTAACAACACTCGTGCCAACGACACAGAACACCGAAGCGAGGCGGGATTACTGGCGGAAAAACCACGAATTCACCCTACTCACCCTGGACGAAGATTTTCAATTTGCAGAGGAGATACAATCAGGACTCGCCAGCGGCGCCAATGCCCATCTGAATTTTGGCCGGTTTGAGGGCGCGCTTGCCAGATTCAATCGGTACGTAGACGATGCCATCGCCTAG
- a CDS encoding TetR/AcrR family transcriptional regulator has translation MSESTRKQFLQAALKLFAERGFYGASIAAIATELGLTKQALLHHFGTKEKLYGEVLALISAALSEVTDAIIAEQLEPAQRLEALVLAQYQDQMNHPDAARLIMRELLDNEKRAAEVGNWYLKSYLELLVATAGQIDVSGKMDEGRLLAMVYQLLGAAHYFAVSGPTLGQIFGAGHYRQTQNAFEDELRVLIRSRLAAIQ, from the coding sequence ATGAGTGAATCCACCCGAAAACAGTTTCTGCAGGCGGCTCTCAAGCTCTTCGCTGAGCGAGGCTTCTATGGCGCAAGTATTGCCGCTATTGCAACCGAACTGGGCTTGACCAAACAGGCGTTGTTGCACCACTTTGGCACCAAGGAAAAATTGTATGGCGAAGTGTTGGCACTTATCTCCGCCGCGCTCTCAGAAGTCACCGACGCGATCATTGCCGAGCAACTCGAGCCAGCGCAGCGTCTGGAAGCATTGGTACTCGCCCAGTATCAAGACCAGATGAACCATCCCGATGCTGCGCGCTTGATCATGCGTGAGCTGTTGGACAATGAGAAGCGCGCAGCCGAGGTGGGCAACTGGTACCTTAAATCCTATCTGGAACTGCTGGTCGCGACTGCCGGGCAAATTGATGTTTCTGGTAAAATGGACGAGGGCAGGTTGCTGGCCATGGTCTACCAACTGTTGGGGGCGGCACACTACTTTGCGGTATCAGGGCCAACCCTTGGTCAGATTTTCGGCGCGGGGCACTATCGCCAGACCCAAAACGCTTTTGAAGATGAATTACGGGTGCTGATACGCTCCCGTCTGGCGGCAATACAATAA
- a CDS encoding alkyl/aryl-sulfatase: MKLRSIAIACAALMLASCSSEQHEGRASTDSSAGFSAPSEKTAEANRKIAQVLPDDAGADLEAAKRGFIATRTEPLITSSAGETIWNLEEYTFIDGPAPDSVNPSLWRQATLNNLHGLFEVTDRIYQIRGFDLANMTLIKGEKGFVLVDPLTTEETAAAALAFAREHLGDLPVTAVIFTHSHIDHFAGVWGVIDRADYEAGNVPVIAPEGFMEEATSENIIAGVAMARRASFMYGRRLPREERGHVGSGLGKSPAFGTVGIAVPTEIIDRTGQSLTLDGLEFVFQAAPGSEAPAELTFALPELKAYCGAEVATRNLHNLYTLRGAKVRDALKWSAYIDEMIELSAGSDVYFASHHWPVWGRADIVSYLETQRDSYKFIHDQTVRLFNRGMTPREIAEELQLPASLQQGYANRDYYGTVSHNSKAVYQAYLGWYDANPANLNPLPPEESSKRYVALAGGAEGVIAAAEEAYTAGDYRWAAELLNHLVFAQPSNKTAMQLLANSYDQLAYTAESGPWRDVYLSAAYELRHGAPQESQLRLSLLVNMLEQTPVEKFFQTMSVRLDPEKAEGVDRQVGIVFDDLDESYLLTVKNSVLHHRPADDLDDADVVLRITHAMFVRMLLGDLGLMETLTSDDLNVDGSAVSLARFFGMFEQPDTEFNIVTP, from the coding sequence GTGAAACTACGATCTATTGCAATAGCCTGTGCAGCGTTAATGCTCGCGAGCTGCTCATCCGAGCAACATGAGGGCAGAGCTTCCACAGACTCAAGTGCCGGATTTTCGGCACCCTCGGAAAAAACAGCAGAGGCCAACCGTAAAATTGCCCAGGTCTTGCCGGACGATGCCGGCGCAGATCTTGAGGCGGCAAAGCGAGGGTTTATTGCCACTCGGACTGAGCCGCTGATCACCTCATCCGCGGGAGAGACGATCTGGAATCTGGAGGAATATACCTTCATCGACGGCCCAGCCCCTGACAGTGTGAACCCCAGCCTCTGGCGCCAGGCGACTCTGAACAATCTCCACGGCCTGTTCGAGGTGACCGACAGGATCTACCAGATACGCGGTTTTGACCTCGCCAATATGACCCTGATCAAGGGCGAGAAAGGGTTTGTTCTGGTTGACCCGCTCACCACGGAAGAGACAGCCGCTGCAGCGCTTGCATTCGCACGTGAGCACCTCGGTGATCTGCCGGTGACAGCGGTGATCTTTACCCATAGCCATATCGATCACTTCGCCGGGGTATGGGGTGTGATTGATCGCGCTGACTACGAAGCGGGAAATGTGCCGGTCATTGCGCCGGAAGGCTTCATGGAAGAGGCCACCAGCGAGAATATTATCGCTGGTGTCGCCATGGCACGCAGGGCTTCCTTTATGTACGGCCGCCGCTTACCGCGTGAAGAGCGGGGGCATGTGGGCTCAGGGCTGGGTAAATCGCCAGCGTTTGGCACGGTCGGTATTGCGGTGCCCACCGAGATTATCGATCGCACGGGTCAGAGCCTGACCTTGGACGGTCTGGAATTTGTATTCCAGGCTGCGCCTGGATCGGAAGCGCCCGCTGAGCTGACATTTGCCTTGCCGGAGCTCAAGGCCTACTGCGGCGCCGAGGTAGCTACCCGCAATCTGCATAATCTCTATACGCTGCGTGGCGCCAAGGTGCGCGATGCGCTCAAGTGGAGCGCCTATATCGACGAGATGATCGAACTCTCAGCGGGCAGCGACGTCTACTTCGCCAGTCACCATTGGCCAGTGTGGGGCAGGGCAGACATTGTTTCCTACCTCGAGACACAGCGTGACAGCTACAAATTTATTCACGACCAGACGGTGCGTCTGTTTAACCGGGGAATGACGCCGCGTGAAATCGCCGAGGAACTCCAACTACCCGCGAGCTTGCAGCAGGGATACGCCAACCGCGATTACTACGGCACTGTCTCGCACAATAGCAAAGCGGTTTATCAGGCATATCTGGGCTGGTATGACGCCAACCCGGCGAACCTGAATCCGCTGCCTCCAGAGGAATCCAGTAAGCGCTATGTCGCGCTGGCAGGTGGCGCGGAAGGCGTCATCGCTGCTGCGGAGGAGGCCTACACGGCCGGGGATTATCGCTGGGCAGCGGAGTTACTCAATCATCTGGTGTTTGCTCAACCATCAAACAAGACAGCTATGCAATTACTTGCAAATAGCTATGATCAGCTCGCATATACCGCGGAGTCCGGACCCTGGCGCGACGTATACCTCAGTGCCGCCTACGAGCTGCGCCACGGCGCGCCACAAGAGTCACAACTGCGTTTATCGCTGCTGGTGAACATGCTGGAGCAGACGCCAGTGGAGAAATTCTTCCAGACGATGTCAGTGCGGCTCGACCCGGAAAAGGCAGAGGGGGTCGATCGCCAGGTGGGTATCGTGTTCGACGACCTGGATGAGTCCTACCTGCTGACGGTCAAGAACTCGGTGCTGCATCACCGACCTGCCGACGACCTTGATGACGCAGATGTCGTACTGCGGATCACGCACGCCATGTTTGTTCGAATGTTGCTTGGGGACCTGGGCCTGATGGAGACCTTGACCTCGGATGACCTGAATGTGGACGGGAGTGCAGTTTCCCTGGCGCGATTCTTCGGTATGTTTGAGCAGCCGGATACCGAGTTCAATATCGTTACCCCCTAG
- the hisA gene encoding phosphoribosylformimino-5-aminoimidazole carboxamide ribotide isomerase, with product MTLFRPCIDLHQGQVKQIVGGSLNDEGADTNFVSAHDAAHYASLYREHNLTGGHVIALGPGNQAQALSALHTWPGALQFGGGVKADNAADFLQAGASHVIVTSYLFERGQLSAARLDEMLQEAGKDRLVLDLSCRRSEGGWYIATDRWQTVTETPVSAETLAELSGYCDEFLVHAADVEGLQGGIDEDLVQLLGQSCPIPVTYAGGARALADLELVQALSNGRVDLTIGSALDIFGGEGVSLAECIAWNRNPRG from the coding sequence GTGACGTTATTTCGTCCCTGCATTGATCTTCACCAGGGCCAGGTGAAGCAAATTGTCGGTGGCAGCCTCAACGACGAGGGCGCCGACACCAATTTTGTGAGCGCACACGATGCGGCCCACTACGCAAGCCTCTACCGGGAACATAATCTCACCGGGGGGCATGTGATCGCACTCGGCCCGGGCAATCAGGCGCAGGCTTTGTCCGCGCTTCATACCTGGCCAGGCGCCCTGCAATTTGGCGGCGGAGTGAAAGCCGACAATGCTGCGGACTTCCTCCAGGCCGGAGCCTCCCACGTGATCGTCACCAGCTACCTGTTTGAGCGTGGCCAGCTCTCCGCGGCACGACTGGATGAAATGCTACAAGAGGCCGGTAAAGACAGGCTCGTATTGGACCTCAGCTGCCGCCGCTCAGAGGGCGGGTGGTACATCGCCACCGACCGCTGGCAAACCGTGACTGAAACGCCTGTTAGCGCAGAGACACTGGCGGAACTGTCCGGCTACTGCGATGAGTTCCTGGTGCATGCGGCGGATGTAGAAGGCCTACAGGGCGGTATCGATGAAGACCTGGTGCAACTACTGGGCCAGAGCTGCCCTATTCCCGTGACCTACGCAGGTGGCGCCCGCGCCCTGGCGGACCTGGAGCTCGTTCAGGCACTCTCCAACGGCCGCGTCGACCTGACCATTGGCAGTGCGCTTGATATCTTCGGCGGCGAGGGTGTCTCCCTCGCCGAGTGTATTGCGTGGAATCGTAATCCTAGGGGGTAA
- a CDS encoding VOC family protein codes for MHVGAFSISLAVKDLATSRDFYEKLGFSVFAGEMEHKFLMLNNGEHVIGLFQDMFELNTLTFNPGWDQTGQNAEGFTDVRQWQAHLQQQGVTIDQEVTSESGAGFFLVHDPDGNPILFDQHRAD; via the coding sequence ATGCATGTCGGCGCCTTTTCCATCAGTCTCGCAGTTAAAGATTTAGCCACCTCGCGCGATTTCTACGAGAAGTTGGGCTTTTCGGTGTTTGCCGGAGAGATGGAGCACAAATTCCTGATGCTTAACAACGGTGAGCATGTCATTGGACTGTTTCAGGATATGTTTGAGCTAAATACACTGACGTTCAACCCTGGCTGGGACCAGACTGGCCAGAATGCCGAGGGCTTTACCGATGTGCGCCAATGGCAGGCGCACCTGCAGCAGCAGGGGGTAACGATTGACCAGGAGGTCACGTCTGAGAGTGGTGCCGGTTTTTTCCTGGTGCATGATCCGGACGGCAACCCGATCCTGTTTGATCAGCACAGAGCCGATTGA